The Microbacterium forte sequence GCATAACTGCAGTGTAAGAGCCGTTGCGGCGGTTGGGTAGGCGACTAGTGCGTGATCCAGCGAGCACAACATCAGTGAATCAGGCTTCACACTGGAGTTCTGACCTTGTCCTCGCGTCCACACGTCCGTAGCATCCTTCGCTATCCGACATCTTCCGCAAAGGAGCGGGCCACACATGACTTCCACCCACAGCAAGGCGCGACGCGCAGGCTTCGCCGCCTTCGTCGGCACCACCATCGAGTGGTACGACTTCTACGTCTACGCGACCGCTGCCGCCCTCGTCTTCGGTCCGCTGTTCTTCCCGAGCGGCGACCGGCTCGCCGAGACCGCAGCGGCCTTCGCGACGTTCGCCGTCGCGTTCCTCGTCCGCCCGCTCGGCGGCATCATCTTCGGCCACATCGGCGACAAGCTCGGCCGGCGCACGTCGCTCGTCATCACGCTGCTGCTCATGGGCGCGGCGACCGTGCTCGTGGGCTGCCTGCCCACGTATGAGAACATCGGCATCCTCGCTCCGATCCTCCTGATCCTGCTCCGTGCCGTCCAGGGCCTCGCGGTCGGCGGCGAATGGGGCGGCGCCGTGCTGATGAGCGTCGAGCACGCCCCCGAGAAGTCGAAGACCTTCTACGGCGGCTTCACTCAGCTCGGCAACCCGGCCGGCGCCCTGCTGGCCTCGGGCATCTTCGCGATCATGTCGCGCGTCGGAGACGACTTCATCATCAACGGCGGCTGGCGCATCCCGTTCCTGCTGTCGATCGTGCTGGTCGGCGTCGGGTTCTGGGTGCGTTACCGCGTCGAGGAGACCCCGGTCTTCGAGACGAAGATCGAGGGGCGCAAGCAGTCGATGCCCCTGGCCTACGCGTTGCGCACCAACTGGCGTCCGATC is a genomic window containing:
- a CDS encoding MFS transporter, with the translated sequence MTSTHSKARRAGFAAFVGTTIEWYDFYVYATAAALVFGPLFFPSGDRLAETAAAFATFAVAFLVRPLGGIIFGHIGDKLGRRTSLVITLLLMGAATVLVGCLPTYENIGILAPILLILLRAVQGLAVGGEWGGAVLMSVEHAPEKSKTFYGGFTQLGNPAGALLASGIFAIMSRVGDDFIINGGWRIPFLLSIVLVGVGFWVRYRVEETPVFETKIEGRKQSMPLAYALRTNWRPILLGIGILPISTGGYYLATTFATAYATGDPIAIDERVILDAMTIASFVEFVVTLPVAWLGDKWGRKNVMYIGLITSVLTFVPFLLILPGRVEPLIFLFASLVRIAMSATYAPIAALLAQMFRPQSRYTSIALSYGVGAAIWAGFSPWFATQLIAWTGNIWSVLAMFTGMAVIAGICTKLAPQHSDEAPVTASFTARTDTTANRLP